The DNA window CCAATAACGAATCAACAAATAGCTTATCGTCAATGAGCAGCGAAAACAGGTTCTGGCGAATTAGAGCCAGCTTTTGGGAATGTTGGCTGGTGACATTCCCATTATCAGGTTTAAAGGCTGGTTGTAACATAGTCTACCTTTAATTTATGCAAATAGTTTTTGCAAAAATCTGTACAAAGCTACCCGGTTTGGGAGGATATGGTGCTATTTTGTCTTAGGATTGCCATTTTGTTCCATCATATTTTGCTGTTTTTACTGATGATGTTCCAACTCCGCAGTTGGTGATTCCTCCTGGATATGTAAGTGCCAACCCGTCACATCACCCCAGTAAACCTGTTCTTTCTCTAAGTCTAACTGCATCAGTACATTCTGAATTAGATAGTTTTTGGGAAGATAAAGTGTCCAGTGACCATGATCTGTTTCCAGCCTTAAAGATTCAGGTGTCGTCGTGGATTGGCGTTGATTATTCAGCAAGGTTGCTAATCTCAATATCTGGAGCATCGGAAGATATTGTTTTTTCTTGAACAGATAGAAACGGGGGTGTTCATGAACTTTAACTGCTTTGCGGTGATAGTGAACCAATGTTGCTAACAATAATTGCTGTTCTTGATTAAAGCCGGGTAAGTCCGTGTGTTGCAGGATATAGGCAGAATGTCGCTGTAAACCACTCAGGTTGATGCTTAAGCCAACTTCATGAAGCATCGCTGCCCAGAGCAGAATGGCTTCCAGTTGTGGTTGTACTCGTTTGGGATTTTGTACCGCCCATTGGTCATAAAGTGTTTTGGCTGTGTTCCAGACACGGCTGGCTTGTTCCCTGTCAATATTATAGTGATCAGCAAGGCTTTTGGCTGTTCTTTGACGAATATCCTGATGGCGGAAGCGATCTTCCATTTCGTAAAGAACACCTTCACGTAATGCTCCGTCAGACAAACGTAATTCCTGAATATGCAAGGCATCAAATATACCGCACAGAATAGCCAGACCCGGAACAAAAGTTTGTTTGCGATCTTCGGGTAAACCGGGTAAATCCAGAGAATTGAAGTTATTGTATTTTAATACCCGTTTCACCAGCATATGGAGGCGCTCTGGTGTAATCAAACCATCTTTTTCACCAAATTCGACCAGTACTTCATGGACTGCTTTGATAGTCCCCGATGCTCCCAGAGCAAAATCCCAGCCTTTTGTGCGGAATTGCCAGATGAGATTCTCCAGTTTTTGTTCTGCCTGAAGCCTTGCTCTGCGGAAATTATGCTCATTTATTACTCCACCAGGAAAAAACTGACGGGAAAAACTTACGCATCCCATACGGCGGCTTTCAATTAATAAAGGTTCGAAGTCCTCACCAATGACCAACTCGGTGGAACCACCACCAATATCAATCACCAGCTTACGGCCCTTTTCAGGTTGAGTATGTTCTACCCCCATGAAGATCAAACGGGCTTCTTCATGACCGGAAATAATTTCAATTGGATAAGGAATAACCTCTTTGGCTCGTTTCAGGAATTCTTCCGCGTTGGTTGCTTCCCGTAGACTATGAGTACCTACAAGGCAGACATTTTCCGCAGAGAAACCCTGCAACCGTTCAGCAAATAACGACAGGCAGTCAAGACCGCGACTGATAGATTCTTCACTTAACTCATTTTTATCATTGAGGCCATCAGCAAGGTAAACCCGTTTTTTTAGACGCCCTATAACTTGTAATGCGTCATTTACAATACGGGCGATAACCATATGAAAACTGTTAGAACCCAGGTCAATGGTTGCAATTTCCAGCGGCTTAGGCGTTGGTTTATCGTGTTTCAACGGCATAAATTAGGCTCTTGGTTCCGGTTGTTCCAGGTTTTTCAGATAATCGTAAATGGCAGTTTGTGCGCGGATTTTACGCTTATTTCCCCGTGGCACATAGCGGTTGCTCAGTTCTTTATCAATATAGCGCGCCTTGACTGTATCGTTAAACTGGAGTTCTAAGATATCCAAAACTCGTTGTTTTAACAGGGGATCTAACAAACAAACTGCGACTTCAATACGATAATCAATATTCCGGGTCATCCAGTCTGCGGAAGAGAGAAAAACTTTTTCATTCCCTTGATTGGTGAAAACATAAACCCGATCATGCTCAAGAAAGCGATCTACAATACTGGTGACCTGAATATTCTCACTAAAACCGGGTTGATTGGGAACCAGAGAACACATGCCCCGGATCAGAAGACGTACTTTGACACCCGCTTCGGAGGCATCATACAGGCGATCCACTAATTCTCTGTCTACCAGGTTATTTATTTTTAAGGTAATGCCTGCTGCTTCTCCCGCTTTGGCATTTTCGATTTCTTGAGTAATTAACTTATTGAGCATTGCACGTGAATTTTGGGGTGATACCATCAAATTCTCAAATGTTACAGGGCGATAAGGATTTTCAATAAAGTTAAATACACGACGTACTTCATTGGTGACTTCTGGCTTGGCGGTTAGCAGGGAATAGTCGGTATATAAGCGTGCCGTTTTTTCATTGAAATTTCCTGTACCGATGTGGGCATAGCGGATAATTTCACTGCTTTCAAGGCGTGAAATGATAAACAGCTTAGCGTGAATTTTCAGGCCCGGAGCAGAGAAAATCACATGCACGCCTGCTTCAGTCAGGCGTTTTGCCCAGTGGATGTTAGCCTCTTCATCAAATCGTGCCTGTAACTCCACTACTACCGTCACTTTTTTACCGTTGTGAGCCGCATGGATCATAGAATCAATAATGCGTGAGTCTTTAGCTACACGATAGATATTGATTTTTATTGATAATACACTCGGATCGAATGATGCCTGCCGCAGTAATTCCAGTACATGCTCGAAAGTATGATAAGGATAATAGAGCAAAACATCTTGTTCACGGATGGCATCAAAACCGTTGCGGAAATGATCGAACCAGGTATGACGTAAGCGTGGCATTGGTTTATTCAGGAGGGTCCGGTTTCCTTCATTGGGAAACTTAATGAAATCTTTGAAGTTGTGATAACGGCCACCAGCAATGACGGAGTCATCATTAGACAACCCTAACTTATTGCGTAGTAGCTCTACCATTTCATCCGGCATATCTCGTTGATAAACAAAGCGGACCGGCTCGGCTGTTAACCGTTGTTTCAGGGTTGAAGACATCAATTCCAACAAACTGGACTCCATTTCCGTTGCTAAATCGTATTCAGAATCACGGGTCATTTTCATGGAGTAGACGTTCAGTGTATCGTAATCAAAAAAACCTTTGAAAATTTCATCCAGTGTATAACGCAAAATGTTATCAAGTAAAATCATTGATTTGCGTTTTTTTGGCATTTCTGGTGGCAGATTAACAAAACGGGGAACTTTGTCTGCTGGAATTTCCAGCAGGGCATATGTTGTTTCTTGTCCCCGAATAATTTCCACGGCCAAATAGGTGTAATCATCTTTCAAAAATTCAACCAGATTAGTCTCTGGATTGATAACGATAGGTGTAATATGCGGACGTAAATGTTGCCGGAAATATTGCCGCAACCAGATTTGTTGATTGGGAGATATCTGCCGTTCATTGATCAAGAAAATCTGGTTGCGTGCCATTTCCAATAATAAATCGTTATAGAGTTCATCAAACTCTTGATCGATTTTGGCTACTTTAGACTGGATCTTTTTGAATAATTGCCGGGCGCTGGTTGCAGAGCCCCGTTCTTCGCTAATAAGAATACGACGTTTTACATCAGCAAAACGAACTTTATAAAATTCATCCAGGTTATTGGAGTAGATCCCCAGAAACCTCATTCTTTCAATAAGTGGATTGCTTTTGTCAGCCGCTTCCTGAAGTACGCGTTCATTGAAAGAGAGCCAACTGAGTTCTTTTTCTGTATAGAGGCGGTCGTGGGACATTACGACTCCATTTGGTCCATTTATTGGGTTAACGATCTTGCTTTTTACGCTGAGAATGACGACTTTTATTAGCAAAATAGTGATGTTGGAAAGTACACATCCGAATAGCAGTATGATAAGAGCCGTTTACGAAAAATTCATCGATTAATTCACCTTCTTTATAAAACCCTAACTTATTGTATATATGAATTGCTTTTTCGTTCTCTTTATCAACGATTAAATAGAGTTTGTAGAGATTGAGTACAGAAAATGCGTACTCCATCGCAAGTTTAACGGCCTCAGTTGCATAGCCTTGCCCTTGATAAGCTGGTGCAATAATGATCTGAAATTCGGCACGGCGGTGAACATAATCAATTTCCATCAACTCAACCAAACCGACTTTAGCGTTCATGTTCTCTATAATAAAACGGCGTTCACTTTGGTCATGGATATGTTTGTCATAGAGATCGCATAATTCGACAAAAGCTTCATAAGGCTCTTCAAACCAATAGCGCATGACACTGGCATTGTTATCAAGCTGGTGGACGAAAGGGAGATCTTCCCGTTCGAGGGGGCGTAAGTTTACAGGTGGATTTCCAGAACCACTGGACATTAGATACCTCAGTGTTTTTACGATAAGGGCCGATTTAGTTTTGGTCTGTACGAAATGATATACGGATAGTTAATTATTACTAGATATCCCCGTCGCCTTTCAAGTTGCAGCTTTGGATCAGCACTGTATTGACAGAGCCAACAAATATAGGAAAAGAACGAAATATGGAAAAAGAACTTTCCGAAATAATAACATACAGCAAAGTGTCTGGTTAATTTTCATTATTTTAACATGATTAGCTTTAATACATTAGCTTTAAAGCGTATTAATCTCAATGCATTAATTTTACATGCTAACCTGAACACATTAATTCTGAACACAATGCTGTAATTGATCTAATAATATTGGTTATTCTGAAGCATAACCTTGTGGTGGCAATATCTTGCCATCCATAATGGCGGTATTGTTATCCATTCTCAGGCGCTGATCCAGGAACCAGCCGATGACCAGCGGGTAGATATTATGCTCCTGAGTTTGAACGCGTCTGATAACATCTTCTTCCTGATCGCCTGCAAAGATTGGGACTTTAGCCTGCAAGATAATGGGACCACCATCAAGCTCTTCAGTAACAAAATGGACAGAAGTACCGTGCTCCTGATCGCCATTTTCTATTGCTTTACGATGGGTATGCAGACCGGGATATTTCGGTAGCAGGGATGGGTGAATATTAATCAGGCGTCCGCGATAATGCTGTACAAAACCGGGTGACAATATTCTCATATAACCCGCTAAAACGACCAAATCGGGCTGATATCGATCAAGAGCGGTGAGTAGGGCAAAATCATAATCTGCACGATCTGAATACTCTTTCGGATTGAGAAAATGCGTGGGAATACCCGCGCATTCTGCCCGTTGCAGGCCATAAGCATTGGCATTGTTGCTGAATACTGCACAGACCTGCCCATTAATCCGGTTTTGTCGGCTGGCATCAATAATGGATTGTAGATTACTGCCATTACCAGAAATTAATACCACAATTTTTTTCATAGGATGACTTTCTATTGACAGGCTTTTATTAACTGGCTTTCTGTTAACTAATAACGACTTGCTGTTCGTTGTGACCAAGTTCAGCAATGCTGCCGATTTGCCACGCATTTTCACCCGCTGTGTTTAGCCACTCAATTGCCTGTTTTGCCTGAGATTGTGGTAGGGCAATTATCATACCGACTCCACAGTTGAATGTGCGGTACATTTCGTGATCGCTGACATTACCTGCCTGCTGCAACCATTTGAAAATCGCAGGCCATTGCCAGCTAGTCCCCTCGATTCTTGCCTGCATATTTTCTGGCAGAACACGGGGAATATTTTCCCAGAAGCCGCCACCCGTCAGATGAGAAATCGCGTGGATCTCAACATTCTCAATTAATTCAAGTAATGGTTTGACATAAATACGGGTCGGCGCAATTAAATGATCAGCTAATGGCTTATCATCCAGTTTGGTTGTCTCAGGATTGGTCTGACTGACTTCAAGGATTTTGCGAATTAATGAATAGCCATTAGAGTGTGGTCCGCTGGATGCTAATGCAATCAGTGCATCGCCGACCTGAACCTGACTACCATCAATGATTTCTGATTTTTCAACCACGCCGACACAGAAACCCGCAACGTCGTAATCTTCTCCATGATACATGCCGGGCATTTCGGCTGTTTCTCCACCGACCAGTGCACAACCGGCTTGTTTACAGCCTTCTGCAATGCCGGTAATGACACTGGATGCTGTATCAACATCTAATTTACCTGTCGCATAATAATCAAGGAAGAACAGCGGCTCTGCACCTTGAACCACCAGATCGTTAACACACATGGCGACCAAATCAATTCCGATAGTATCATGACGTTTCAGATCCATTGCCAGACGCAGTTTAGTACCAACGCCATCTGTGCCGGAAACTAAAATAGGTTCGCGATATTTTTGTGGCAGGGCACATAATGCGCCGAATCCTCCCAATCCCCCCATCACTTCAGGGCGTCGGGTCTGTTTCACTACGCCTTTGATACGATTGACTAAGGCATTACCAGCGTCAATATCGACACCGGCATCTTTATAGCTAAGAGAGATTTTGTTGGTCACTGTGTCGCTCCCAGGCGATTGCATTTGAATGAATAAAACAGAACGGAAATAATTCTAACAGTCTGGGCAAACGTTTGCGATAGCTTTCTGTAGGTTATTACGGATAAAAAAATTGAAGAAAAATACTTGTGGTTGCTAAAAATCAATAGATGGATAGTGGCGCGATATCAAAAAGGAGGTATAATCCCGCGATTTTTTTATCTGCCGGCTATATACAGTAGGAGAAACCCATGAAGATCGTTGAGGTTAAACATCCACTCGTTAAACATAAACTGGGCCTGATGCGCGACCATGACATAAGCACTAAGCGTTTTCGTGAACTGGCCTCAGAAGTGGGAAATCTTCTGACATATGAAGCAACTGCTGATTTAGAAACTGAGAAAGTGACCATTGATGGATGGTGTGGTCCGGTAGAAATAGATCAGATCAAAGGAAAAAAAATCACAGTAGTGCCTATTTTGCGTGCAGGTTTGGGAATGATGGATGGAGTTTTGGAAAATATTCCGAGTGCCCGTATCAGTGTTGTCGGTGTTTATCGTGATGAGAAAACATTTGAGCCTGTGCCTTATTTCCAAAAACTGGTTTCTGACATTAATGAGCGTATGGCGCTGGTTGTTGATCCGATGTTGGCAACAGGTGGTTCTATGATTGCTACGATTGATCTACTGAAAAAAGCAGGTTGCCCTGTCATTAAGGTATTAGTTTTGGTTGCCGCACCAGAAGGTGTTGCAGCACTGGAGAAAGCTCATCCTGATGTTGAGTTATATACCGCGTCTATCGATGAACGTCTTAATGAACATGGGTATATTGTTCCTGGCCTGGGGGATGCAGGCGATAAGATATTTGGTACAAAATAATATCTCTTGACGATAATAAAAAAATGAGTGAGGGCCTAAAATAATTTATATTGGCTTTGCTTTATGAGAAAGAGTTTTTGAACGAACTCTTTCTCATATTTTTTATATAGTGATAAGTTGTGTAATGTTTTTCGTAGTATCAATACATATATCAGTTGTACTCCTGTCTATTGATTCGATATCTTTTCTTCCATAAATTTTTACTATACTAAAAAGGTTAGATGACAATAAGATGAAAAGTATAGAGGGACAGAATGGAAAACATAAGCACTATTACTTTATATATAGATGAGTCTCTGATAAAAGCGCTTTATACTGAGCTTGCTAAATTTCACATAGAAGTTGATTCAGTCAGATATCGTCCAAAAACGTTCAATGCAGTTAAACCAACGCTCACTTTTTTTAAAGATAATTTAAGATATCTTGATGATATAAGAAAAGCTTTAATTTCACTCCTCGGAGGTGGCCGTAACCTAAAAATATCTGTAGTTAAAAGTGATGGTAGCTCCATATCTATTGAAGGTGATCTAGATAAGGATGAAATCAGTGAAATTTTGAAAGAAGCTAACGCTTTGATAATTTCTAAGTCAGATAAGGAAAAATAACTCATCAAAAAAAATCATTTCATTATTAATGAAGCCATAGCCACTTACATTTTTTCTTACTATTTTTTTTATCACTCTTTGTAATAGTCAAAGAGTTTAGTGTAACTCATATTATTCATTTCGGATGTATTATAATCAGTTATTATATTTTTATCTGTTAATTGATAAAGTTTACCTGTCCCATCAATAAATGCTCGGTTTAAAAGTATAACTTCTGCCTTATCACGTATGGTCGTGAATATAAGTTGTCGTAAAGGAGAAAAACATTGGTTATACATGTCAGTTTTGATTTCATTACACTTTTGGCTGTCTACTACTGAAGGCACATAGTGATCATTAACATACCATATTTGCATTTTTTTCTGCCATTCAAAAGGATATTGTGAACCTTGACAAATAATATCAGCCCAGGGATCGCATATCCAGGCTTCTGGTTGAAGGGTATTGAGCTTATCGAATTCATGCTGAATATCATCAGAACAGGTTCGAGGATGGTATATCATAATAAAAACATGATCATAGGGGGCGGTGAGACTACATGAAACTATAAAAGTTGGATTTCTATCTATTTTTCTATAATGATGAAAAATTTCAAGTGAGTGGAGTTTCATTAATTCATGAAGAGCATAATCGCTAAGTTCGTGACAATTTCCAGCAAGATTTCTTCTGAATTTATTAACGGTATAATAAGCATAGCTATAGGGAATATCATCGTCTTTCTTTCTTTGTATAAGTGTATTACGCATTTTCTCTACGTTAGTGTGAACTTTAAAAAAGGTATCTATGAATTTTTCTATGTTAGGATTTAGAGTATCTCCAATGCAATCAATATCTTTTGTAGAGTAGGGGATATGGGTTGATGAGCCAGCTTTAAATGTGTTTTGTGCTCGTCTGGTGACTAGTCTTAAAATATTCTCAATATCCATGGTGAATTCCTCGAATATATCTGATGATGTAATAACCGAATATCGTCTTTGACGTTGTATAATATTTTTAATTACATAGTCAATGGTGATTTGAAAGTCTGCTCTATAGTGTATTTTTTAACGAATATCTGGATGAATAATCCCTTAAAATGAAAAACAGGTTTTGATACAAGCCGGATTCATTTCATTTGCTGCTGTTTTTTGCGGTAGACTTGGTTTTTATGGTAGACTTAGTGCTGTTCGTTATCCGTTCTGTTTGAGGTGCTTCTGAATACACCGGCGCAGCTTTCATTGCCCTTATATTTGCCTGATGATGAAACATTTGCCAGTTTTTTTGCAGGTGAGAATACGTCTTTATTAGCAGCAATAAAATTGGCTATTAGTCAATCACATGGCAGTTATATTTATTTTTGGTCCCGCGATGGTGGGGGCAAGAGCCATTTACTCCACGCAGCCTGTGCCGAATTGTCCCAACAAGGGGAGGCTGTAGGATATGTACCATTAGATAAACGTGCTTATTTTGTTCCGGAAGTTCTTGATGGTATGGAACATTTATCATTGGTGTGCATTGACAATGTGGAGTGTATTGCAGGTGATCAGTTATGGGAAATGGCTATTTTTAATCTTTATAACCGAATTGTAGAGATCGGCCGAACCTGTCTTTTGATCACCGGAGATCGTCCTCCCCGGCAAATTAACTTAACATTACCAGATTTGGCATCTCGCCTGGATTGGGGACAGATCTACAAATTGCAGCCACTGTCTGATGATGAAAAAATTCAGGCATTGCAATTGCGGGCGAAGCTACGGGGATTTGAATTACCTGAAGATGTAGGCCGTTTTGTGTTAAAACGACTTGATAGGGAAATGCAAACGCTATTCAGGACGTTAGATGAGCTTGACCGTGCTTCTATTGTGGCTCAACGTAAACTCACAATTCCGTTTGTAAAAGATATTCTTGACCTTTAACAAGTCGGGTCAGGAAGCAAAGGGCGAAAAAGTGATAGCGGTATTTCCCTATCACTTTTTTGTCTATCTCAGATTAATTAATCGCCTAAAATTTCTTTAACTTGCTCTGGCGGGCGTCCTAAGCGTGCTTTATCTCCTGCCACAACAATTGGGCGTTCTATGAGTTTAGGGTTCTCGGACATTGCCTGAAGTAAGGCTTCCTGTGATAGTTCACTATTATCAAGCGCCAGTTCTTTATAGAGTGCTTCTTTAGTTCGCATTAACTGACGGGCATCGTTGAAACCCAGTTTTTTTAATAAAACAGCAAGTTGTTCTGCTGTTGGAGGTGTATCGAGATAATGAATGATTTCTGGTGTAATCCCAAGGTCTTCAACTAACTTAAGCGTTTCCCGGCTTTTTGAGCAACGGGGATTATGATAAAAAATAATATCTTGCATGTAAAAAAACCTCATTTCTCATATTGGCTATAACGTTGTTGCAGTTGGCGTAACTGATCAATGCGGGCATCGTAGCGGGCTTGATCATAACTATTTAATTTTACCAATGCACTGGCCTGACTGAGATAATTTATAGCCCTATCAAACTGTCCTTTTAATGCCATGGTTTCTGCATAAGCTGCCAATTCAGTACTGCGTTTTCCTTGTTTACCTGCCGCTTCTGCCATTAATGACCATCCCGTTAAATCATCAGGATAGTTAAAGGTATATTGGAATAGCTGCTGTGAAGCCTTTGGATATTGTTTAGCCTGAATATAGACATTAGCGAGATTGATTTGTAGTACTGGATCATTTTTATGTTTTTGAAAGGCTTGTT is part of the Xenorhabdus cabanillasii genome and encodes:
- the ppx gene encoding exopolyphosphatase, coding for MPLKHDKPTPKPLEIATIDLGSNSFHMVIARIVNDALQVIGRLKKRVYLADGLNDKNELSEESISRGLDCLSLFAERLQGFSAENVCLVGTHSLREATNAEEFLKRAKEVIPYPIEIISGHEEARLIFMGVEHTQPEKGRKLVIDIGGGSTELVIGEDFEPLLIESRRMGCVSFSRQFFPGGVINEHNFRRARLQAEQKLENLIWQFRTKGWDFALGASGTIKAVHEVLVEFGEKDGLITPERLHMLVKRVLKYNNFNSLDLPGLPEDRKQTFVPGLAILCGIFDALHIQELRLSDGALREGVLYEMEDRFRHQDIRQRTAKSLADHYNIDREQASRVWNTAKTLYDQWAVQNPKRVQPQLEAILLWAAMLHEVGLSINLSGLQRHSAYILQHTDLPGFNQEQQLLLATLVHYHRKAVKVHEHPRFYLFKKKQYLPMLQILRLATLLNNQRQSTTTPESLRLETDHGHWTLYLPKNYLIQNVLMQLDLEKEQVYWGDVTGWHLHIQEESPTAELEHHQ
- the ppk1 gene encoding polyphosphate kinase 1, translated to MSHDRLYTEKELSWLSFNERVLQEAADKSNPLIERMRFLGIYSNNLDEFYKVRFADVKRRILISEERGSATSARQLFKKIQSKVAKIDQEFDELYNDLLLEMARNQIFLINERQISPNQQIWLRQYFRQHLRPHITPIVINPETNLVEFLKDDYTYLAVEIIRGQETTYALLEIPADKVPRFVNLPPEMPKKRKSMILLDNILRYTLDEIFKGFFDYDTLNVYSMKMTRDSEYDLATEMESSLLELMSSTLKQRLTAEPVRFVYQRDMPDEMVELLRNKLGLSNDDSVIAGGRYHNFKDFIKFPNEGNRTLLNKPMPRLRHTWFDHFRNGFDAIREQDVLLYYPYHTFEHVLELLRQASFDPSVLSIKINIYRVAKDSRIIDSMIHAAHNGKKVTVVVELQARFDEEANIHWAKRLTEAGVHVIFSAPGLKIHAKLFIISRLESSEIIRYAHIGTGNFNEKTARLYTDYSLLTAKPEVTNEVRRVFNFIENPYRPVTFENLMVSPQNSRAMLNKLITQEIENAKAGEAAGITLKINNLVDRELVDRLYDASEAGVKVRLLIRGMCSLVPNQPGFSENIQVTSIVDRFLEHDRVYVFTNQGNEKVFLSSADWMTRNIDYRIEVAVCLLDPLLKQRVLDILELQFNDTVKARYIDKELSNRYVPRGNKRKIRAQTAIYDYLKNLEQPEPRA
- the speG gene encoding spermidine N1-acetyltransferase, producing MSSGSGNPPVNLRPLEREDLPFVHQLDNNASVMRYWFEEPYEAFVELCDLYDKHIHDQSERRFIIENMNAKVGLVELMEIDYVHRRAEFQIIIAPAYQGQGYATEAVKLAMEYAFSVLNLYKLYLIVDKENEKAIHIYNKLGFYKEGELIDEFFVNGSYHTAIRMCTFQHHYFANKSRHSQRKKQDR
- the purN gene encoding phosphoribosylglycinamide formyltransferase encodes the protein MKKIVVLISGNGSNLQSIIDASRQNRINGQVCAVFSNNANAYGLQRAECAGIPTHFLNPKEYSDRADYDFALLTALDRYQPDLVVLAGYMRILSPGFVQHYRGRLINIHPSLLPKYPGLHTHRKAIENGDQEHGTSVHFVTEELDGGPIILQAKVPIFAGDQEEDVIRRVQTQEHNIYPLVIGWFLDQRLRMDNNTAIMDGKILPPQGYASE
- the purM gene encoding phosphoribosylformylglycinamidine cyclo-ligase, which translates into the protein MTNKISLSYKDAGVDIDAGNALVNRIKGVVKQTRRPEVMGGLGGFGALCALPQKYREPILVSGTDGVGTKLRLAMDLKRHDTIGIDLVAMCVNDLVVQGAEPLFFLDYYATGKLDVDTASSVITGIAEGCKQAGCALVGGETAEMPGMYHGEDYDVAGFCVGVVEKSEIIDGSQVQVGDALIALASSGPHSNGYSLIRKILEVSQTNPETTKLDDKPLADHLIAPTRIYVKPLLELIENVEIHAISHLTGGGFWENIPRVLPENMQARIEGTSWQWPAIFKWLQQAGNVSDHEMYRTFNCGVGMIIALPQSQAKQAIEWLNTAGENAWQIGSIAELGHNEQQVVIS
- the upp gene encoding uracil phosphoribosyltransferase, with product MKIVEVKHPLVKHKLGLMRDHDISTKRFRELASEVGNLLTYEATADLETEKVTIDGWCGPVEIDQIKGKKITVVPILRAGLGMMDGVLENIPSARISVVGVYRDEKTFEPVPYFQKLVSDINERMALVVDPMLATGGSMIATIDLLKKAGCPVIKVLVLVAAPEGVAALEKAHPDVELYTASIDERLNEHGYIVPGLGDAGDKIFGTK
- the hda gene encoding DnaA inactivator Hda, with the protein product MLLNTPAQLSLPLYLPDDETFASFFAGENTSLLAAIKLAISQSHGSYIYFWSRDGGGKSHLLHAACAELSQQGEAVGYVPLDKRAYFVPEVLDGMEHLSLVCIDNVECIAGDQLWEMAIFNLYNRIVEIGRTCLLITGDRPPRQINLTLPDLASRLDWGQIYKLQPLSDDEKIQALQLRAKLRGFELPEDVGRFVLKRLDREMQTLFRTLDELDRASIVAQRKLTIPFVKDILDL
- the arsC gene encoding arsenate reductase (glutaredoxin) (This arsenate reductase requires both glutathione and glutaredoxin to convert arsenate to arsenite, after which the efflux transporter formed by ArsA and ArsB can extrude the arsenite from the cell, providing resistance.) — its product is MQDIIFYHNPRCSKSRETLKLVEDLGITPEIIHYLDTPPTAEQLAVLLKKLGFNDARQLMRTKEALYKELALDNSELSQEALLQAMSENPKLIERPIVVAGDKARLGRPPEQVKEILGD